The proteins below come from a single Pedobacter aquae genomic window:
- a CDS encoding ATP-dependent DNA ligase codes for MKNFANLFLALDETNKTNERIKILKEYLLQVSDEDKINMLALFTGRKPKRQINSTQLKDWALEQSKTPDWLFRESYDVVGDLAETISLLLPLPSNQQDKTLSQWITEIKDLKDKTEEEKKSWLLAAWDTMDQQEKFVFIKILTGGFRVGVSQNLVVKALADIAQLDTATITHRIMGNWNPDEFTFQQLIAAEDASTDNSRPYPFFLAYPIQETSDLQKTALEIESSLGPISQWQVEWKWDGIRAQIIHRKGEIFIWSRGEDLATDKFPELHRFIQNLPDGTVLDGEILAFKNNQPLPFNILQTRIGRKTLSKKLLQENPVAFIAYDILELEGIAIRNKSQSDRRLLLEKLQEDSLHPEIFRISELVHAQSWDELAVVREQSRAKLAEGLMLKRKAASYQVGRKRGDWWKWKIDPLAIDAVLIYAQKGHGRRADLYTDYTFAVWDGDKLVPFAKAYSGLTDKEINQIDYFIKRNTLEKFGPVRTVKPELVFEIGFEGINKSSRHKSGVALRFPRILRWRTDKKKEEADSLESLMLLLPKEG; via the coding sequence ATGAAAAATTTCGCTAACCTCTTCCTAGCTCTAGATGAAACTAACAAAACCAACGAGCGGATAAAAATCTTAAAAGAATACCTTTTACAGGTTTCTGATGAAGATAAAATAAATATGTTGGCTTTATTTACTGGCAGAAAACCAAAACGCCAAATTAATAGTACCCAGTTAAAAGACTGGGCTTTAGAACAAAGTAAAACCCCAGATTGGTTGTTTAGAGAAAGTTATGATGTGGTGGGCGATTTAGCAGAAACCATTTCGCTGTTATTGCCGCTGCCCAGCAATCAGCAAGATAAAACGTTAAGCCAATGGATTACAGAAATAAAAGATCTAAAAGATAAAACCGAGGAAGAAAAGAAAAGTTGGCTATTAGCCGCTTGGGATACCATGGACCAACAAGAGAAATTTGTGTTCATTAAAATTCTTACGGGTGGCTTTAGAGTTGGCGTATCGCAAAATTTGGTGGTCAAGGCTTTGGCCGATATTGCCCAACTAGATACCGCAACCATCACCCACCGTATTATGGGTAACTGGAACCCTGATGAATTTACTTTTCAGCAACTGATAGCTGCCGAGGATGCCTCCACAGATAACTCACGGCCTTATCCATTTTTTCTGGCTTATCCTATACAAGAAACTTCAGACCTACAAAAAACAGCTTTAGAAATAGAAAGCAGTTTAGGCCCCATCTCCCAATGGCAAGTAGAATGGAAATGGGACGGTATCAGGGCACAAATTATTCACAGAAAAGGTGAAATATTTATTTGGAGTAGAGGTGAAGATTTAGCTACCGATAAATTTCCAGAACTGCATCGTTTTATCCAAAACCTACCCGATGGAACAGTACTAGATGGCGAGATTTTAGCTTTTAAAAACAACCAACCTTTACCTTTTAATATTTTGCAAACGCGTATTGGGCGTAAAACCCTATCTAAAAAGTTGTTACAAGAAAACCCCGTTGCTTTTATTGCTTATGATATTTTAGAGCTTGAGGGTATAGCTATCAGAAATAAAAGCCAAAGCGATAGAAGATTGCTTTTAGAAAAGCTGCAAGAGGATAGCCTTCATCCAGAAATTTTCAGAATTTCTGAGTTGGTGCATGCACAAAGTTGGGATGAACTAGCCGTTGTAAGAGAACAATCTAGGGCTAAACTAGCCGAAGGTTTAATGCTGAAAAGAAAAGCTGCCAGCTACCAAGTGGGCAGAAAACGTGGCGATTGGTGGAAATGGAAAATAGACCCTTTAGCTATTGATGCTGTTTTAATTTATGCCCAAAAAGGACATGGCCGTCGGGCCGATTTATATACCGATTATACTTTTGCCGTTTGGGATGGCGATAAACTGGTTCCTTTTGCCAAAGCATACTCCGGTTTAACCGATAAAGAAATTAACCAAATAGATTATTTTATCAAAAGAAATACCTTAGAAAAATTTGGCCCTGTTAGAACCGTTAAACCAGAACTTGTTTTTGAAATAGGTTTTGAGGGTATTAATAAATCTAGCCGACATAAATCTGGCGTAGCCTTACGTTTCCCAAGAATTTTGCGCTGGCGTACAGATAAGAAAAAAGAGGAAGCAGATAGCTTGGAAAGCTTGATGCTTTTGTTGCCGAAAGAGGGTTAG
- a CDS encoding ligase-associated DNA damage response exonuclease, translating into MSKKPLLEFNQFGIYCQQGDFYIDPWKPVNYAVITHAHSDHARWGNKHYLAHHLSKEILKYRLGDISLETIAYNQSIIRNGVKISLHPAGHIIGSAQVRVEYEGEVWVVSGDYKLEDDGISTPFEPVKCHSFISECTFGMPVYTWKPQQEIFMGINDWWHENHQQGKTSVLVGYSLGKAQRILQNLNLDIGKVYTHGVIQNTHDALIKNGISLKETYKITASTTKEEIKGNLVLCPPSAVGTPWMKKLNPYSFGYCSGWMAIRGAKRRRAADRGFVLSDHADWHGLIQAIEATSCESVYLTHGYTASFSRYLREIGYDAHEANTLYGDESLEEEKGGEA; encoded by the coding sequence ATGAGTAAAAAACCGCTTTTAGAGTTTAACCAATTTGGTATTTACTGCCAGCAAGGAGATTTTTATATCGATCCTTGGAAACCGGTTAACTATGCAGTTATTACTCATGCCCATAGCGACCATGCCCGCTGGGGTAATAAACACTATTTGGCTCATCATTTATCAAAAGAAATTTTAAAATACCGCTTAGGCGATATCTCTTTAGAAACTATTGCTTATAACCAAAGCATCATTAGAAATGGGGTAAAAATATCACTTCATCCTGCTGGTCATATCATTGGCTCGGCACAGGTAAGGGTAGAATATGAAGGCGAAGTTTGGGTAGTTTCTGGAGATTATAAACTTGAAGATGATGGCATTTCTACCCCTTTTGAACCTGTAAAATGCCATTCTTTCATATCAGAGTGTACGTTTGGGATGCCTGTTTACACCTGGAAACCTCAACAAGAGATTTTTATGGGTATAAATGATTGGTGGCATGAAAATCATCAACAAGGAAAAACATCCGTTTTGGTAGGCTACTCTTTAGGCAAAGCACAACGTATTCTCCAAAATCTAAACCTCGATATTGGTAAAGTTTACACCCACGGCGTTATCCAAAACACGCATGATGCTTTAATAAAAAATGGTATCTCCTTAAAAGAAACCTATAAAATTACCGCCAGCACTACTAAAGAAGAAATCAAAGGTAATTTGGTTTTATGTCCGCCTTCTGCCGTTGGCACTCCTTGGATGAAAAAATTAAATCCTTACTCCTTTGGCTATTGCTCTGGCTGGATGGCTATAAGAGGTGCAAAAAGAAGAAGGGCGGCAGATAGAGGTTTTGTATTATCAGACCATGCAGATTGGCATGGCCTCATTCAAGCTATAGAAGCTACATCCTGCGAAAGCGTTTACCTTACCCATGGTTATACAGCAAGTTTTAGCAGGTATTTAAGAGAAATTGGTTACGATGCGCATGAAGCCAACACTTTATACGGCGATGAAAGCTTAGAAGAAGAAAAAGGAGGTGAAGCATGA
- a CDS encoding hydrogen peroxide-inducible genes activator: MTIVQLEYIVAVDTYRSFVMAAEKCFVTQPTLSMQVQKLEETLGVKLFDRTRQPVVPTEIGVEVINQARRVLQESYKINEVINERKGEISGELRIGVIPTVAPYLLPKVIGSFREKYPKVKLSISELTTETIIQKLKNNLLDCGILATPLDESSLTERPIYYENFVSYVSKTSPVYKKKSLQAGDLDMDDLWLLNEGHCMRNQVLNICKHKKASLQNLEYNTGSIETLIRMVDLNDGITILPELSLQHFSVKQLDKIRYFKSPEPSREISIVTHANYIKKRTIDALEEEILESVPKRMKSKKKKEIINI, translated from the coding sequence ATGACAATAGTTCAATTAGAATATATCGTTGCCGTTGATACTTATAGAAGCTTCGTTATGGCGGCAGAGAAATGTTTTGTAACGCAACCTACTTTAAGTATGCAGGTTCAAAAACTTGAAGAAACACTAGGTGTAAAGCTTTTTGATAGAACCCGCCAGCCTGTTGTTCCAACGGAAATTGGGGTAGAGGTTATTAACCAAGCTAGAAGGGTATTACAAGAGAGCTATAAAATAAATGAAGTTATTAACGAACGTAAAGGGGAAATAAGCGGCGAACTCAGAATTGGGGTTATACCAACTGTAGCGCCTTATTTGCTCCCTAAAGTTATTGGTAGTTTCAGAGAAAAATATCCTAAAGTAAAATTATCTATATCAGAACTTACCACAGAAACCATTATCCAAAAGCTTAAAAATAACTTGTTAGACTGTGGCATATTGGCTACACCTTTAGATGAAAGCAGCTTAACCGAGCGCCCTATCTATTATGAAAACTTTGTGAGCTATGTTTCTAAAACCAGCCCGGTTTATAAAAAGAAATCTTTACAAGCCGGAGATTTAGATATGGATGATTTATGGCTTTTAAACGAAGGCCATTGCATGCGCAACCAAGTACTCAATATCTGTAAACATAAAAAAGCCAGTCTGCAAAATTTAGAATACAATACCGGTAGTATAGAAACTTTAATCAGGATGGTAGATTTAAATGATGGTATTACCATTCTGCCTGAGCTTTCTTTGCAACACTTCTCTGTTAAACAATTAGATAAAATAAGATATTTTAAAAGTCCAGAACCTAGCAGAGAAATCAGCATCGTAACACACGCCAACTACATCAAAAAAAGAACTATTGATGCCTTAGAAGAAGAAATACTAGAAAGCGTACCTAAAAGAATGAAATCTAAAAAGAAGAAAGAGATCATCAATATCTAA
- a CDS encoding T9SS type B sorting domain-containing protein, with translation MSTAWRALDCDNDGVTNGQELTDGTDPRNPDSDGDGVSDGVEKTDGTSGTNGCDYKLTSQVIANVSTAWRALDCDNDGVTNGQELTDGTDPRNPDSDGDGVSDGVEKTDGTSGTNGCDYKPTSQVIANVSTAWRALDCDNDGVTNGQELTDGADPRNPDSDGDGVSDGVEKTDGTSGTNGCDYKLTSQVIANVSTAWRALDCDNDGVNNGQEILNGTSPLVAPPLNLRYNNTPQTVICNAAMVAMVPTSSGTAITLYTISPSLPSGLSINPTTGEITGVLTATLSGSQTYTVTGSNPGGSTTAQVTLIFNSAPTNIGLSPSAIYENNAAGVNIGSLSSTDIDPGDTHTYTLVSGSGSDDNANFSIVGNTIRTNTVFNYNTKNSYTVRIRSTDAGGLSFEKVFVISVLKSPDATATGTLTGSNDIVGSGKNVTISKGYSSQLNVTGSGLVSYSWSPSTGLSATNIANPVASPSVTTTYAVTVTNSLGLSTVVYVTVTVLEDYSLTPGNLVTPNNDGFNDTWVIANIQSYPDNEVTIIDKAGRVVYSKKGYTNDWNGQFNGQELVSGTYYYIINFGKGINPKRGFITVIR, from the coding sequence GTGAGCACAGCATGGAGAGCATTAGATTGCGATAATGATGGTGTAACCAACGGACAAGAATTAACAGACGGCACAGACCCAAGAAATCCAGATAGCGATGGCGATGGGGTAAGCGATGGTGTTGAGAAAACAGATGGTACTAGCGGTACAAATGGATGTGATTATAAGTTAACAAGCCAAGTAATAGCCAATGTAAGCACAGCATGGAGAGCATTAGATTGCGATAATGATGGTGTAACCAACGGACAAGAATTAACAGACGGCACAGACCCAAGAAATCCAGATAGCGATGGCGATGGCGTAAGCGATGGTGTTGAGAAAACAGATGGTACCAGCGGTACAAATGGATGTGATTATAAGCCAACAAGCCAAGTAATAGCCAATGTAAGCACAGCATGGAGAGCATTAGATTGCGATAATGATGGTGTAACCAACGGACAAGAATTAACAGACGGCGCAGACCCAAGAAATCCAGATAGCGATGGCGATGGCGTAAGCGATGGTGTTGAGAAAACAGATGGTACTAGCGGTACAAATGGATGTGATTATAAGTTAACAAGCCAAGTAATAGCCAATGTAAGCACAGCATGGAGAGCATTAGATTGCGATAATGATGGTGTAAATAATGGTCAAGAAATATTAAATGGAACTAGCCCATTAGTAGCTCCACCATTAAACTTACGTTACAACAATACACCACAAACGGTGATATGTAATGCGGCTATGGTTGCAATGGTACCTACTTCAAGTGGTACAGCAATAACCTTATACACGATATCTCCAAGTTTACCTTCGGGTTTAAGCATTAACCCAACAACAGGCGAGATAACAGGAGTTTTAACAGCTACATTATCGGGCAGTCAAACATATACGGTAACGGGGAGTAATCCAGGAGGTTCAACGACGGCACAGGTGACATTAATTTTCAACAGTGCGCCAACGAATATTGGATTAAGCCCATCGGCTATTTACGAGAACAATGCAGCAGGCGTAAATATTGGAAGTTTAAGCAGTACGGATATAGATCCAGGAGATACGCATACTTACACATTAGTGTCAGGTTCAGGATCAGATGATAATGCAAACTTCAGCATAGTAGGTAATACCATCAGAACCAATACAGTATTTAACTACAATACCAAAAACAGCTATACTGTAAGAATCAGAAGCACAGATGCGGGTGGTTTAAGTTTCGAAAAAGTATTTGTGATTAGCGTGTTGAAATCACCAGATGCAACAGCAACAGGTACCTTAACAGGCAGCAATGATATAGTTGGATCAGGAAAGAATGTAACGATAAGTAAAGGCTATAGTTCACAACTGAATGTAACAGGTTCAGGTCTGGTAAGTTATAGCTGGTCACCATCAACAGGCTTAAGCGCTACTAATATTGCTAATCCGGTAGCGAGCCCATCAGTCACCACTACTTATGCAGTAACGGTAACCAATAGCTTGGGCTTAAGTACGGTAGTTTATGTAACGGTAACCGTACTAGAAGACTATAGCCTAACCCCAGGTAATTTAGTAACCCCAAATAACGATGGCTTTAATGATACGTGGGTGATAGCGAATATCCAGAGCTATCCAGATAATGAGGTAACGATAATAGACAAAGCAGGAAGAGTAGTATACAGCAAGAAAGGATACACGAATGATTGGAACGGACAGTTCAACGGTCAGGAGTTAGTAAGCGGGACGTATTACTACATCATCAATTTTGGAAAAGGAATCAATCCAAAAAGAGGGTTCATTACTGTAATTAGATAA
- a CDS encoding PorP/SprF family type IX secretion system membrane protein encodes MRRINIQLVMLMMTLLSALSLQGQINPLGSQYFQNRYLANPAMAGIEGGLNVNIGYRNQWQKMPGSPKNTSMTVDYRANKVGVGVNFYKDQAGLLTSNTYKGTFSYHMPVSSRGDELHFGLSVGLSNDRLDNGGIVGNTADPLAAQFNDIGMDFQGDFGMAYTADKLTVEGAWNNLRDKLQNDRSDDVNYNTFYTSISYEFEVQDWKLYPKAVYRGVNNYKNILDIGAEVKTGNEDLGVLGMYHTNKSFSLGVSYEHKKQWEFMFFYNDPTAVLENYSNGSFELGLRVKLEKRKK; translated from the coding sequence ATGAGAAGAATAAATATACAGTTAGTAATGTTGATGATGACCTTACTAAGCGCATTAAGTTTACAAGGACAGATCAACCCATTAGGGTCACAGTATTTCCAGAACCGTTATTTGGCAAACCCAGCCATGGCCGGAATAGAGGGAGGCTTAAACGTAAATATAGGCTACAGAAATCAGTGGCAAAAGATGCCGGGCTCTCCAAAGAATACATCAATGACGGTAGATTATAGAGCCAACAAAGTAGGCGTTGGTGTAAACTTTTATAAAGACCAAGCAGGCTTATTAACGAGCAATACATACAAAGGAACCTTTTCCTACCATATGCCAGTAAGCAGCAGAGGTGATGAGTTACACTTTGGCTTATCTGTAGGCTTGAGTAATGACCGCTTAGATAATGGAGGTATTGTTGGCAATACGGCAGACCCATTAGCGGCGCAGTTTAATGATATAGGTATGGATTTTCAGGGCGACTTTGGAATGGCTTATACTGCAGATAAGTTAACGGTGGAAGGGGCATGGAATAACCTGAGAGATAAGCTACAAAATGATAGAAGCGATGATGTCAACTATAACACGTTTTACACCTCTATATCTTATGAGTTTGAGGTACAAGACTGGAAGTTATATCCAAAGGCAGTGTACAGAGGTGTAAATAACTACAAGAATATATTGGATATAGGCGCAGAGGTAAAGACGGGAAATGAGGATTTAGGGGTATTGGGGATGTACCATACGAATAAGAGTTTCAGTTTGGGCGTAAGCTATGAGCATAAGAAGCAATGGGAGTTTATGTTTTTCTACAACGACCCAACAGCAGTATTAGAGAACTACTCAAACGGAAGCTTTGAGTTAGGCTTAAGGGTGAAGTTAGAGAAGAGAAAGAAATAA
- the glmS gene encoding glutamine--fructose-6-phosphate transaminase (isomerizing) → MCGIVGYIGNREAYPIVIKGLHRLEYRGYDSAGVALINPKKELNIYKKAGKVKDLEDFAASSDLSGSVGMGHTRWATHGEPNDRNSHPHQSGNEKLAIIHNGIIENYGPIKEELISRGHTFKSDTDTEVLIHLIEDIQKNGNLDLQEAVRVALHEVIGAFAIVIMDKEQPDQLIAARKGSPMVIGVGDKEYFIASDATPIVEYTKNVIYLNDNEIAYLKRDELLIKSIDNIVQTPYIHELELKLEMLEKGGYDHFMLKEIYEQPRSIKDSMRGRIYPNEGKLQLSGLKQYEEKFKNADRIIIVACGTSWHAGLVGEYLIEEFARVPVEVEYASEFRYRNPIISEKDIVIAISQSGETADTMAAIELAKERGATIFGICNVVGSSIPRLTHAGVYTHAGPEIGVASTKAFTAQVTVLTLIAFYVAQIKGTVTTGKLVELLTELESIPTLVEKALKANDLIVKIAEELKDSRNCLFLGRGSGFPVALEGALKLKEISYIHAEGYPAAEMKHGPIALIDAEMPVIVIATKNSSYEKVISNIQEVKARKGIVIAIVTEGDTDVKNMADYTIEIPHADEAFLPLIATIPLQLLSYHIAVMRGCNVDQPRNLAKSVTVE, encoded by the coding sequence ATGTGTGGAATAGTTGGCTACATAGGCAACAGAGAAGCCTATCCAATCGTTATCAAAGGTTTACATCGCTTAGAGTATCGCGGATACGATAGCGCAGGAGTTGCCTTAATCAATCCAAAAAAAGAACTTAACATCTATAAAAAAGCAGGTAAGGTTAAAGATCTAGAAGATTTTGCTGCTTCTAGTGATTTATCAGGAAGTGTAGGAATGGGTCACACCCGCTGGGCTACCCACGGCGAGCCAAACGATAGAAACTCGCATCCACACCAATCTGGTAATGAAAAACTAGCTATTATACATAATGGTATTATAGAAAATTATGGCCCTATTAAAGAAGAATTAATTTCTCGTGGTCATACTTTTAAAAGTGATACCGATACTGAGGTTTTAATCCATTTAATTGAAGATATCCAGAAAAACGGAAACTTGGATTTGCAAGAAGCCGTTAGGGTAGCTTTACACGAGGTCATTGGCGCTTTTGCTATCGTGATTATGGATAAGGAGCAACCAGACCAATTAATTGCAGCCCGTAAAGGTAGCCCTATGGTTATTGGTGTTGGAGATAAAGAATATTTTATTGCTTCTGATGCTACACCGATTGTTGAGTACACCAAAAATGTTATCTACCTAAACGATAATGAAATTGCTTATTTAAAAAGAGATGAGCTTTTGATAAAAAGTATTGATAATATTGTTCAAACCCCTTACATACATGAGCTAGAACTTAAACTAGAGATGCTTGAAAAAGGTGGGTATGACCACTTCATGCTGAAAGAAATTTATGAGCAACCACGCTCTATTAAAGATAGCATGAGAGGTAGAATTTATCCTAACGAGGGTAAATTACAGCTAAGTGGTTTAAAACAATACGAAGAGAAATTTAAAAATGCAGACCGTATCATCATTGTAGCTTGCGGAACTTCTTGGCATGCGGGTTTGGTTGGAGAATATCTGATTGAAGAATTTGCTAGAGTTCCTGTTGAAGTTGAATACGCATCTGAATTTAGATATAGAAACCCCATCATCTCTGAAAAAGATATTGTGATTGCAATTTCACAATCTGGAGAGACAGCAGATACTATGGCAGCTATTGAGCTTGCTAAAGAAAGGGGAGCAACTATTTTTGGTATTTGTAATGTGGTAGGTTCTTCTATCCCTAGATTAACACATGCTGGGGTTTATACCCACGCCGGACCAGAAATTGGGGTGGCTTCTACCAAAGCATTTACAGCACAGGTAACTGTACTTACTTTAATTGCTTTTTATGTAGCGCAAATTAAGGGTACTGTAACTACGGGTAAATTGGTAGAATTACTTACAGAATTGGAAAGTATTCCTACGCTTGTAGAAAAAGCACTTAAAGCAAATGATTTAATTGTTAAAATCGCTGAAGAGCTTAAAGATTCTAGAAACTGCCTTTTCTTAGGAAGAGGAAGTGGTTTCCCAGTAGCTTTAGAAGGTGCATTAAAATTGAAAGAGATTTCTTATATCCATGCAGAGGGTTATCCTGCAGCAGAGATGAAACATGGCCCTATTGCTTTAATTGATGCAGAAATGCCAGTTATTGTTATTGCTACTAAAAATTCTTCTTACGAGAAGGTTATCTCTAATATCCAAGAAGTAAAAGCTAGAAAAGGTATTGTGATTGCTATTGTTACTGAAGGAGACACAGACGTTAAAAATATGGCTGATTATACCATTGAAATACCACATGCAGATGAGGCTTTCTTACCTTTAATTGCTACCATTCCATTACAACTATTATCTTACCATATAGCGGTAATGAGAGGTTGTAATGTAGACCAACCTAGAAATTTAGCAAAATCAGTTACGGTAGAGTAA
- a CDS encoding DUF4270 domain-containing protein has protein sequence MRFKNLGLLTLLISLFILGGCQDPSIIGLDVNPDLLLNAKVVDTSTIHTKLLREDEIITNQNSRNVLGYLDDPQFGKTTANLALALTLPSATVTFGTNPIIDSAVLVLPYGGASYGDSTNYTAQVRQLDELLYFEDGRTFTSSKLWLKKPDVVGSKVFKPSYRDSIIIRDIRVGRADTIKRVIPQLRIPLNNTFINTQIINAGATNLASNKAFADYFKGLHVSLDQSSIAADKGALMLFNTTGSGESGARVDIFYRTSNATGGTDTTSQSFPINGNFGSAATELAWNFSGTPVATALSSTAVSNPVLYLKALAGTKVRLKFPYITRLKSLGRNIVINKAELIFTLENGSDAPLKPIPLIRIHKWDIADQPQFLPDENSSLNTLGLGFIDGFYNTTKKTYSLNVTTHIQDLVNGGIDYGTFISAYDIVGQSNRLDIIQRAIVGGGNNTTGIKTKLKVYYTDQR, from the coding sequence ATGAGATTTAAAAATTTAGGCTTATTAACCCTGTTGATAAGTCTTTTTATTTTGGGCGGATGCCAAGACCCCTCTATCATTGGTTTAGATGTTAATCCAGATCTACTTTTGAATGCTAAAGTTGTAGATACCAGCACCATCCATACCAAACTTTTAAGAGAAGATGAGATTATTACCAATCAAAACTCGAGAAACGTTTTAGGTTATTTAGACGATCCTCAGTTTGGTAAAACTACGGCTAATTTGGCCTTAGCTTTAACTTTGCCTTCTGCCACTGTAACATTTGGAACTAATCCTATTATAGATTCTGCGGTTTTAGTACTTCCTTATGGTGGTGCCAGCTATGGCGATAGTACCAATTATACGGCACAAGTAAGACAGCTAGATGAGCTTTTATATTTTGAAGACGGCAGAACCTTTACCAGCAGTAAATTGTGGCTTAAAAAGCCAGATGTTGTAGGTTCAAAAGTTTTTAAACCTTCTTACAGAGACAGTATCATCATAAGAGATATAAGGGTAGGAAGAGCAGACACTATTAAAAGAGTTATTCCACAACTTAGAATTCCTTTAAATAATACTTTTATTAACACCCAAATTATTAATGCCGGAGCAACCAACTTAGCATCTAATAAGGCTTTCGCCGATTATTTTAAAGGCTTACATGTTTCTTTAGACCAATCAAGCATAGCTGCTGATAAAGGTGCTCTAATGTTATTTAACACTACCGGAAGCGGAGAGAGTGGCGCTAGGGTAGATATATTTTACCGTACAAGCAATGCCACAGGAGGTACAGATACAACTTCACAATCATTCCCTATCAATGGGAATTTTGGAAGTGCTGCAACAGAATTAGCTTGGAATTTTTCTGGTACGCCAGTGGCTACTGCATTAAGTAGCACAGCTGTTAGCAACCCTGTTTTGTATTTAAAAGCTTTAGCAGGTACTAAAGTGAGATTGAAATTTCCTTATATCACCAGATTAAAAAGCTTAGGTCGTAATATCGTTATCAATAAAGCGGAACTTATTTTCACGCTAGAAAATGGTAGCGATGCGCCTTTAAAACCTATTCCACTTATAAGAATTCATAAATGGGATATTGCAGACCAGCCACAGTTTTTGCCAGACGAAAATTCCTCTTTAAACACTTTAGGCCTTGGCTTTATTGATGGATTTTACAACACAACAAAGAAGACCTACAGTCTTAACGTAACTACCCATATACAAGATTTAGTAAATGGCGGTATAGATTATGGTACTTTTATTAGTGCTTACGATATAGTAGGTCAATCAAATAGATTAGATATTATCCAAAGAGCTATAGTTGGTGGTGGTAATAATACAACAGGTATAAAAACTAAATTAAAGGTTTATTATACAGACCAACGCTAA
- a CDS encoding glycogen/starch synthase codes for MGKTKLLFITHEMSPFLEITKISEITRQLPQAMQDKGFEIRILMPRFGNINERRNRLHEVIRLSGMNIVIGENDNPLIIKVASIPSARMQVYFLDNEDYFQRKHVFNDGKGKFYADNDERTIFFCKGALETVKKLGWSPDIVHCHGWMTSLVPAYLKTIYKDDPTFKDSKIVYSLYPHSFNETLGADFAKKAVMKGMQEADTVNYADASSVALDKAAIDYADAVVFGAETIHDEVLNFVKNSDKPTLDYNSTLDLENYYNFYQEVASDILISVA; via the coding sequence ATGGGAAAAACCAAGCTTTTGTTTATCACTCATGAAATGTCACCATTTCTGGAGATTACAAAAATTTCTGAAATCACAAGACAACTACCACAAGCCATGCAAGATAAAGGATTCGAGATAAGAATTCTTATGCCGCGTTTTGGCAACATCAATGAAAGAAGAAACAGACTACACGAGGTAATCCGTTTATCAGGGATGAATATTGTTATTGGAGAAAACGACAATCCTCTTATTATAAAAGTTGCATCTATACCTTCTGCAAGAATGCAGGTTTACTTTCTAGATAATGAAGATTATTTCCAACGTAAACATGTATTTAATGATGGAAAAGGAAAGTTTTATGCCGATAACGATGAACGCACTATATTCTTTTGCAAAGGCGCTTTAGAAACGGTTAAAAAATTAGGCTGGTCTCCAGATATCGTTCATTGCCATGGCTGGATGACTTCTTTAGTACCTGCTTATTTAAAAACGATTTATAAAGACGACCCTACTTTTAAAGATTCAAAAATAGTTTACTCTTTATACCCACATAGTTTCAATGAAACTTTAGGTGCTGATTTTGCTAAAAAAGCAGTTATGAAAGGTATGCAAGAAGCAGATACCGTAAATTATGCTGATGCTTCTAGCGTTGCTTTAGATAAAGCTGCAATAGATTATGCTGATGCAGTGGTATTTGGCGCAGAAACCATACATGATGAGGTGTTAAATTTTGTTAAAAATTCTGACAAACCTACTTTAGATTATAATTCTACATTAGATTTAGAGAATTATTACAATTTTTATCAGGAAGTAGCGTCTGATATACTGATATCAGTAGCATAA